Genomic window (Microbacterium oxydans):
GTCAGCTGGCGGGCGCCGGCGTCGCCGACGGCTCCGGCCCGCAGCTCCTCACGTTCGACCCGGGTACCGCGGCCGACCATGCGGCGCACCGCGGGACCTTCGTCGACCAGGGCTCGCTCCTCGACGCGTCGCGGATGCGCAACCTCTTCGACGAGGCGGTGCAGGCGGATGGCGGAGCGGCAGGCTGGCTGCGCGCTGCCGCCGACGCTGCGGTGACCCCCGATCCCGACGTCGAGTACCGCGTGCTGACGGATGCCGAGGGGCGACCGTTCGCGGCGCTCCCGGTGATCCCGGGCAACCCGGACTGGCATCTCACCGAGGAACCGGTGCTGGTGTACGACGCGGCGGGCGAGGTCGTCGGCGCCCTGCACGGTTTCCGCGGGCTGTACCGGGCCTGGCTCGACCACGTGACCTCGGCGCTCGGCGAACGACGCATCATCGTGATCTGCGAGTCGCGCCAGCTCGGAGAGCTCATCGCGGACTGGGGCGACCCGCGCGTGCGCATCGTCCACACGATCCACACCATGCACGTCGAGGCGCCGTACACGCCGGACGCGACCATGAACACCCTCTGGACCCGCTGGTTCCGTCTCGCCGACCGGTTCGATGCGGTCGTCTGGCCGACCGTCACTCAGCGAGACGATGTGGTGGCCCGGTTCGGGGACGCGGCGTCGCACGTGGTGGTGCCGAATCCGATCGCTCCGGTGGAGGCCCGCGACGACCTGCGAGAGGACGGCCTCGTGATCATGCTCGGACGCCTCGCACCCGGGAAGCGCGTCGACCATGCGATCCGCGCGTTCCTCGCAGCCGACGTGCCGGGCACCCGGATGGAGATCTGGGGTGGTGGTCCCGAGCAAGGGCGACTGCAGGCGCTGATCGAGGACCTCGGCGCGGGGGACCGTGTCGTCCTCGCCGGCTACACGG
Coding sequences:
- a CDS encoding glycosyltransferase; this translates as MLPDAAPALPDAEYLVLSSRLIPGLDGGYTIATLARARQLAGAGVADGSGPQLLTFDPGTAADHAAHRGTFVDQGSLLDASRMRNLFDEAVQADGGAAGWLRAAADAAVTPDPDVEYRVLTDAEGRPFAALPVIPGNPDWHLTEEPVLVYDAAGEVVGALHGFRGLYRAWLDHVTSALGERRIIVICESRQLGELIADWGDPRVRIVHTIHTMHVEAPYTPDATMNTLWTRWFRLADRFDAVVWPTVTQRDDVVARFGDAASHVVVPNPIAPVEARDDLREDGLVIMLGRLAPGKRVDHAIRAFLAADVPGTRMEIWGGGPEQGRLQALIEDLGAGDRVVLAGYTEAPGTVLDRAALLVTSTAFEGQPLGVVESLLHGTPVVSYDVRYGIRDVLGAGGGVLVPDGDIEALGDAIRALLTDPDRLAALSAEAPSVAAAWSPQRSLDALTAVIADVAGRPSRRDDRG